A DNA window from Bombus vancouverensis nearcticus chromosome 6, iyBomVanc1_principal, whole genome shotgun sequence contains the following coding sequences:
- the BORCS6 gene encoding BLOC-1 related complex subunit 6 isoform X1 has product MESEEGETYPKQGTTIRSEKNAAIDYDEDRLHEMTASYSEISFDSQSSPPVSELRSLIDSPDIDGTKFLDGSLEKMNGIGGRPDQLNLRNRESSPIEDDDIDPPSYHKAMGYLQLEGTVMQDGDMVLFVAEDLENKIKLSSPVTKKGETPSFPGSRSSTPCLYRQALTPQVPLLDHNVLNELEMEARKVATSVDALTENLAAILHSASALTVGCLETYRDAVCKTCDAVDHNIKSMYQLMAKCEELSKSMGPVYKLAEQIKEMKRMLELFESAMNL; this is encoded by the exons atggAATCAGAAGAAGGGGAAACATATCCGAAACAAGGAACAACAATACGTAGTGAAAAGAATGCAGCTATCGACTACGATGAAGACAGA CTACATGAGATGACAGCGTCATATTCGGAAATATCATTCGATTCACAATCATCTCCACCCGTTTCGGAGTTAAGATCGCTGATCGATTCACCAGATATTGATGGAACAAAATTTTTAGATGGTAGCCTAGAGAAAATGAACGGAATTGGTGGTAGACCAGACCAGCTAAATTTAAGGAATAGAGAATCTAGTCCAATAGAGGACGACGATATAGATCCCCCAAGTTATCACAAAGCCATGGGATATTTGCAACTTGAGGGGACAGTAATGCAAGATGGTGATATGGTACTGTTTGTTGCGGAAGAtttagaaaacaaaattaaactgTCAAGTCCTGTAACAAAAAAGGGAGAAACTCCATCTTTTCCGGGTTCTCGCAGTTCTACTCCTTGTTTGTACAGGCAAGCCTTAACGCCTCAGGTGCCTCTTCTTGATCATAATGTGTTAAATGAATTAGAGATGGAAGCGAGAAAAGTGGCCACCTCTGTTGATGCATTAACAGAAAATTTGGCAGCCATTTTGCATAGT GCATCTGCACTCACCGTAGGCTGTTTAGAAACATATAGGGATGCTGTTTGTAAAACGTGCGATGCAGTGGATCACAATATTAAATCGATGTATCAGTTAATGGCAAAATGCGAAGAATTATCGAAATCAATGGGACCTGTATATAAGCTAGCAGAACAAAT TAAAGAGATGAAAAGGATGTTGGAGCTATTTGAGAGTGCAATGAATCTGTAA
- the BORCS6 gene encoding BLOC-1 related complex subunit 6 isoform X2, protein MTASYSEISFDSQSSPPVSELRSLIDSPDIDGTKFLDGSLEKMNGIGGRPDQLNLRNRESSPIEDDDIDPPSYHKAMGYLQLEGTVMQDGDMVLFVAEDLENKIKLSSPVTKKGETPSFPGSRSSTPCLYRQALTPQVPLLDHNVLNELEMEARKVATSVDALTENLAAILHSASALTVGCLETYRDAVCKTCDAVDHNIKSMYQLMAKCEELSKSMGPVYKLAEQIKEMKRMLELFESAMNL, encoded by the exons ATGACAGCGTCATATTCGGAAATATCATTCGATTCACAATCATCTCCACCCGTTTCGGAGTTAAGATCGCTGATCGATTCACCAGATATTGATGGAACAAAATTTTTAGATGGTAGCCTAGAGAAAATGAACGGAATTGGTGGTAGACCAGACCAGCTAAATTTAAGGAATAGAGAATCTAGTCCAATAGAGGACGACGATATAGATCCCCCAAGTTATCACAAAGCCATGGGATATTTGCAACTTGAGGGGACAGTAATGCAAGATGGTGATATGGTACTGTTTGTTGCGGAAGAtttagaaaacaaaattaaactgTCAAGTCCTGTAACAAAAAAGGGAGAAACTCCATCTTTTCCGGGTTCTCGCAGTTCTACTCCTTGTTTGTACAGGCAAGCCTTAACGCCTCAGGTGCCTCTTCTTGATCATAATGTGTTAAATGAATTAGAGATGGAAGCGAGAAAAGTGGCCACCTCTGTTGATGCATTAACAGAAAATTTGGCAGCCATTTTGCATAGT GCATCTGCACTCACCGTAGGCTGTTTAGAAACATATAGGGATGCTGTTTGTAAAACGTGCGATGCAGTGGATCACAATATTAAATCGATGTATCAGTTAATGGCAAAATGCGAAGAATTATCGAAATCAATGGGACCTGTATATAAGCTAGCAGAACAAAT TAAAGAGATGAAAAGGATGTTGGAGCTATTTGAGAGTGCAATGAATCTGTAA